From a single Endozoicomonas euniceicola genomic region:
- the glgB gene encoding 1,4-alpha-glucan branching protein GlgB, whose translation MNIAVQSTIPAAEQELGQVLCACPFSCLGLHKAADHKGLVLRVWRPDADAITVIEQPSGKTLGNMQRFESGLFELHLPRRRKLFNYELSITGEGGHTFRVYDPYQFGQYTLREEHVDYDALHRHQGAHLMTHALNARRQVKGVLFRVYAPSARTVSLVGSFNNWDGRLHPMASADDGVWRLFVPGLTAGDLYKYEIHDKDGNKLPLKADPFGTYSEQWPGLSSIVHDDSRYQWKDSQWMGQRGELYDKPLSVYEVHAGSWRRKDGNIIMNYRELAKELVPYVKKMGFTHIELMPVSEHPLYESWGYQPVGMFSVTSRYGSPDDFKFFVDQCHRAGIGIILDWVPAHFPNDDHGLAKFDGTELYEHPDPRRGWHPDWKTCIYDFGKPFVQDFLISSALYWLEEYHIDGLRVDAVASMLYLDYSRNEGEWEPNRNGGNENLEAIHFLKRFNKTVYERFPTAMTIAEESTSYPGVSRPLYDDGLGFGYKWNMGWMHDSLEYMKQEPVHRPYHHNQMTFSTVYAWSENFVLSLSHDEVVYGKGTLLTRMPGDDWQKFANLRTYLSFMWTHPGKKLLFMGCELGSWNEWNHHQSLDWHLVDDKDSPHGGVQKLVQTLNKLYKSEPSLHERDLCSNGFRWLVQDDYQQSVLAYVRFCNDGHPVVVINNLTPVVRHDYCVGVPAAGEYKLLLNSDDQGFGGSGVSAGKKFMTEASGAHGQAQSLKLTLPPLATVMLKLK comes from the coding sequence TGAATATTGCTGTTCAATCGACAATACCTGCCGCAGAACAGGAACTGGGGCAAGTGCTTTGTGCTTGCCCTTTCTCTTGTCTGGGTCTGCATAAAGCGGCTGATCATAAAGGCCTGGTGCTACGGGTATGGCGTCCGGATGCTGACGCTATTACGGTTATCGAGCAGCCCTCCGGTAAAACGCTGGGTAACATGCAGCGTTTTGAATCGGGTTTGTTTGAGCTGCATTTGCCACGTCGTCGCAAGCTGTTCAATTATGAACTGAGCATTACCGGAGAAGGCGGACACACTTTCCGGGTGTATGACCCCTACCAGTTTGGTCAATACACTCTGCGTGAAGAGCATGTGGATTACGATGCGCTACATCGTCATCAGGGCGCTCACCTGATGACCCATGCCCTGAACGCCAGACGTCAGGTGAAAGGTGTTTTGTTCCGTGTGTATGCACCAAGCGCCCGTACTGTCAGCCTGGTGGGAAGTTTCAACAACTGGGATGGTCGTTTGCATCCCATGGCCAGTGCTGATGATGGTGTCTGGCGTCTGTTTGTTCCGGGTTTGACGGCCGGGGATCTCTATAAGTATGAGATTCATGACAAAGATGGCAACAAGCTGCCATTAAAGGCTGATCCGTTTGGTACTTATTCTGAACAGTGGCCCGGCCTTTCTTCTATTGTCCATGATGACAGCAGATATCAGTGGAAAGACAGTCAGTGGATGGGGCAGCGTGGCGAATTGTACGACAAGCCTCTGTCTGTTTATGAAGTTCATGCGGGTTCCTGGCGTCGTAAAGACGGCAATATCATTATGAACTACCGCGAGCTGGCAAAAGAGCTGGTGCCGTATGTTAAAAAGATGGGCTTTACCCATATTGAGCTGATGCCGGTCAGCGAGCACCCTCTGTATGAATCCTGGGGTTATCAGCCCGTAGGCATGTTTTCTGTAACCAGCCGTTATGGCAGCCCGGATGACTTTAAGTTTTTTGTCGATCAGTGCCACAGGGCGGGCATTGGTATTATTCTGGACTGGGTGCCCGCACACTTCCCGAATGACGACCACGGTCTGGCGAAATTTGATGGTACTGAGTTATACGAGCATCCCGACCCCCGTCGTGGCTGGCATCCGGACTGGAAGACCTGCATCTATGATTTTGGCAAGCCTTTCGTTCAGGACTTCCTGATCAGCAGTGCGCTGTACTGGCTGGAGGAATACCATATCGACGGCCTGCGGGTGGATGCCGTGGCGTCAATGCTGTATCTGGACTATTCCCGTAATGAGGGTGAGTGGGAGCCGAACCGTAATGGTGGTAATGAGAACCTTGAAGCAATTCATTTCCTGAAGCGTTTTAATAAAACGGTTTACGAACGTTTCCCAACGGCGATGACCATTGCTGAGGAATCCACCAGTTATCCCGGCGTATCCAGACCACTGTACGACGATGGTTTAGGCTTTGGCTACAAGTGGAACATGGGCTGGATGCATGATTCCCTGGAATACATGAAACAGGAACCGGTTCATCGTCCGTATCACCATAACCAGATGACCTTCAGTACGGTCTATGCCTGGAGTGAGAACTTTGTGTTGTCGCTTTCCCACGACGAAGTGGTGTATGGCAAAGGCACCCTGCTGACCCGTATGCCGGGTGATGACTGGCAGAAGTTTGCTAACCTGCGGACTTACCTGTCCTTTATGTGGACGCATCCGGGCAAGAAATTGCTGTTTATGGGTTGTGAGCTGGGCAGCTGGAACGAGTGGAACCATCATCAGTCTCTGGACTGGCACCTTGTAGACGACAAAGACAGCCCACACGGAGGTGTTCAGAAGTTGGTACAGACCCTGAACAAACTCTATAAGTCTGAGCCTTCGCTGCATGAAAGGGACCTTTGCAGTAACGGTTTCCGGTGGCTGGTACAGGACGATTATCAGCAGAGTGTACTGGCTTATGTACGTTTCTGTAACGATGGTCATCCGGTTGTTGTCATTAATAACCTGACACCTGTCGTTCGTCATGACTACTGTGTAGGCGTTCCGGCTGCGGGTGAGTATAAGCTGTTGTTAAACTCTGATGATCAGGGCTTTGGGGGTAGTGGTGTGTCTGCGGGTAAAAAGTTTATGACTGAAGCGAGTGGGGCTCACGGGCAGGCGCAGAGCCTGAAGCTGACGCTGCCGCCTTTAGCGACGGTCATGCTGAAGCTGAAGTAA
- a CDS encoding DUF2726 domain-containing protein, protein MTLDHPLILPTAVGFIALALIALLWLRLRPAQLECKEPLFTPEFRAFLGQLDIAVRSHLIIFPAMPVSDVLQGKGGGKALLKKFRNERFDFVVCHRRDMDVLCVIKLGGNNASSERYRTLCQSAGLTLLEYDIKPYRDVPSLRQEVLGACGIDEFELPAEQQQEQDPETDTPPSCPKCQSPMVLKTINKGAHSGEECWVCSQYPDCKGAKLKKLSD, encoded by the coding sequence GTGACTCTGGATCACCCACTGATTTTGCCAACTGCTGTCGGTTTTATTGCACTGGCACTGATTGCTCTCCTCTGGCTACGTCTAAGGCCAGCTCAACTTGAATGCAAAGAACCCTTATTTACTCCAGAGTTTCGTGCATTTCTCGGGCAGCTCGATATCGCTGTTCGCAGTCATCTGATTATTTTTCCTGCCATGCCTGTCAGCGATGTGCTTCAAGGCAAAGGCGGCGGCAAAGCCCTGCTAAAAAAATTCAGAAACGAACGCTTTGACTTTGTCGTCTGTCACCGTCGGGACATGGACGTACTTTGTGTTATAAAGCTTGGTGGCAATAATGCCAGTAGTGAAAGATACCGAACGTTGTGCCAGTCCGCCGGGCTGACCCTGCTTGAATATGACATCAAACCCTACCGGGATGTACCCAGCCTGCGTCAGGAAGTCCTGGGTGCCTGTGGCATAGATGAGTTTGAACTACCGGCTGAACAACAGCAGGAACAGGATCCGGAAACAGACACGCCACCGTCCTGCCCGAAGTGCCAATCCCCCATGGTGCTGAAAACCATCAACAAAGGTGCTCACTCCGGTGAAGAATGCTGGGTCTGTTCCCAGTACCCCGACTGCAAAGGGGCAAAGCTTAAAAAGCTCTCAGATTGA
- a CDS encoding class I SAM-dependent methyltransferase has protein sequence MNVLVESGKHIPVNTPVPLTKQRYAETFQLLHSLSHEYEFMVSAMVKLLACHSSRAFSLLDIGPAKGIFTRNFLLQAEVKPDFYAAFEPNADHFHYLHDNVQGLTGRLQLNPEPFTPETVLQAQWDIVLMSHSIYWLQPAQPHIEAAMKGLNKSGVLVLFVQLPSALRLLHHPFKALVPASALPLNQHYCTCDLMSDLNDLGLHAEETLLPGYLDLTEIWDSEKDLLELGCFILSTELSQQPKAIQQELLYYIRANTLQLKEKKLFNQPSSLVTIRQDSQDRTHLSKSSRYEAIP, from the coding sequence ATGAACGTTCTAGTGGAAAGTGGTAAGCACATACCTGTCAACACACCTGTGCCATTAACAAAACAAAGATACGCAGAAACCTTCCAGCTGCTTCACTCATTGTCACATGAATATGAGTTTATGGTCAGTGCAATGGTGAAACTGCTGGCCTGCCACTCTTCCAGGGCATTCAGCTTATTGGACATAGGTCCCGCAAAAGGAATTTTCACCCGAAACTTCCTTTTGCAGGCAGAAGTAAAGCCTGATTTTTACGCCGCATTTGAACCGAATGCGGACCATTTTCACTACCTGCACGACAATGTTCAGGGATTAACGGGTCGGCTACAACTCAACCCTGAACCCTTTACCCCGGAAACCGTATTACAAGCCCAGTGGGATATCGTCCTGATGTCTCACTCCATTTACTGGCTACAACCCGCCCAACCGCATATTGAAGCAGCCATGAAAGGGTTAAATAAATCCGGGGTTCTGGTTCTATTTGTTCAATTACCCAGCGCATTACGACTGCTCCATCACCCATTTAAAGCGCTCGTTCCCGCCAGCGCCTTACCACTGAACCAACATTACTGCACCTGTGATTTAATGAGTGACCTGAATGACCTTGGACTGCATGCAGAGGAAACCCTGCTTCCGGGTTATCTGGATCTCACTGAAATCTGGGACAGTGAGAAAGACTTACTGGAACTTGGGTGCTTTATTCTGAGTACAGAGTTAAGTCAGCAACCGAAAGCAATACAACAAGAGCTACTGTACTATATTCGGGCAAATACCCTACAACTCAAAGAAAAAAAACTATTTAACCAACCCAGCAGCCTTGTGACTATCAGGCAGGACAGTCAGGATCGCACCCATCTTTCAAAATCATCACGCTATGAGGCAATACCTTAA
- the glgX gene encoding glycogen debranching protein GlgX produces MSSVNIHPAASYELGARFYSHYPLNKSLSGVQFALSAPGAHKVELCLFDDDNREVKITIPNQYPYLRNDVWRLFVPDIKPGQQYGYRVHGEWNPQAGQRHNPAKLLIDPYARKLNGEIQWHDSLFDYTLGENEEWRINELNSAEFMPKSVVVEHEFDWGDVVPPAHQMTRSIIYELNVRGFTMQHPEVPEALRGTYLGLCQPVVIDYLKELGVTAVELLPVTSFGSEHRLDNKGLENYWGYNPLALMAPEASLAVEDPVNELKTMVKCLHQAGIEVILDVVFNHTTEGGNDGPCLSFRGIDNQGYYLLHDRNPEVSINHSGCGNTLKVENPMVMRLVTDTLRMWVQEYHIDGFRFDLAPGLGRKNGHYDSNSPFFQTVHQDPVLSSVKLIAEPWDLAGDGYQLGNFPRPWSEWNDRYRDCVRSFWRGDQGLLGQMAERLCGSSDIYRWKGRAPSASVNYICSHDGFTLHDLVSYSHKHNEANGEHNRDGDDHNYSWNCGAEGESHDTRIIALRERYKRNLLVTLFLSKGVVMIQAGDEFGNTQGGNNNAYCQNNPTGWLDWSWLDNKTPEQQRNYQLMRFVRLLIRARKGNSMLTRDRFLCGIEEDPENYEVLWRSTDGRLMRSGDWQKPRNQSLFLHLLGDQSDPCECNFLVLLNSGVREQVFKLPRVDGLKKRECLLDTSQSEVFTELPDFTERKTVKVLPHSVMILKDGCDPDCPA; encoded by the coding sequence ATGAGCAGTGTAAACATACATCCCGCTGCCAGCTATGAACTGGGCGCACGGTTTTATTCTCACTATCCTTTGAACAAAAGCCTGTCGGGTGTGCAGTTTGCCCTTTCAGCGCCCGGAGCGCATAAAGTAGAACTTTGCCTGTTTGATGATGATAACAGGGAAGTAAAGATCACCATCCCGAATCAATACCCCTATTTACGTAACGATGTCTGGCGTCTGTTTGTTCCCGATATAAAGCCAGGACAGCAGTATGGCTATAGGGTTCATGGTGAATGGAACCCACAGGCCGGACAGCGTCACAATCCTGCAAAACTGCTCATTGATCCTTATGCCCGGAAGTTAAACGGTGAAATCCAGTGGCATGATTCACTGTTTGATTACACTCTGGGCGAGAATGAAGAGTGGCGAATCAATGAGCTGAACAGTGCAGAGTTCATGCCTAAGTCAGTTGTCGTTGAACACGAGTTTGACTGGGGAGATGTCGTACCGCCTGCGCATCAGATGACGCGTTCTATTATTTATGAACTTAACGTTCGTGGTTTTACCATGCAGCACCCGGAGGTTCCGGAGGCGCTTAGGGGAACCTATCTGGGCTTATGTCAGCCAGTGGTTATTGATTACCTGAAAGAACTGGGGGTGACTGCCGTTGAGTTACTGCCTGTCACCAGTTTTGGCTCTGAGCATCGGCTCGATAATAAAGGGCTTGAAAATTACTGGGGCTATAACCCACTGGCATTAATGGCTCCCGAAGCCTCACTGGCTGTGGAAGACCCGGTCAATGAGTTAAAGACCATGGTCAAATGCCTGCATCAGGCAGGTATCGAAGTGATACTGGATGTGGTGTTTAATCACACGACAGAGGGAGGTAATGACGGGCCGTGTTTGAGCTTCAGGGGCATCGATAATCAGGGCTACTATTTGTTGCACGACCGCAACCCTGAAGTCAGCATTAATCATTCAGGCTGCGGCAACACCCTGAAAGTTGAAAACCCGATGGTCATGAGACTGGTCACGGACACCCTGAGAATGTGGGTACAGGAATACCATATCGACGGTTTTCGTTTTGACCTGGCACCAGGGCTTGGGCGTAAAAACGGGCACTATGACAGTAACAGTCCATTCTTTCAGACTGTCCATCAGGATCCTGTCTTAAGTTCGGTTAAGTTGATTGCTGAACCCTGGGACTTAGCCGGGGATGGTTATCAGCTGGGTAATTTTCCAAGGCCGTGGTCGGAATGGAATGATCGCTATCGTGACTGCGTCCGTTCTTTCTGGCGTGGTGACCAGGGCTTGCTGGGACAAATGGCTGAGCGACTGTGCGGGTCTTCAGATATTTATCGCTGGAAGGGCAGGGCACCTTCAGCCAGCGTCAATTATATCTGTAGTCATGATGGTTTCACTTTGCATGACCTGGTGTCGTACAGCCACAAGCATAATGAAGCCAATGGTGAGCACAATCGCGATGGTGATGATCACAATTATTCCTGGAACTGTGGCGCTGAGGGAGAGAGCCATGACACCCGTATTATTGCCCTGAGAGAACGTTACAAGCGTAACTTGCTGGTGACTCTGTTTTTGTCAAAAGGTGTTGTCATGATTCAGGCGGGGGATGAGTTTGGTAATACCCAGGGCGGTAATAATAATGCTTACTGCCAGAACAATCCGACTGGCTGGCTGGACTGGAGCTGGCTGGACAATAAAACCCCTGAACAGCAGAGAAACTATCAGTTGATGCGGTTTGTTCGTTTATTGATCAGGGCGAGGAAGGGAAATAGTATGTTGACCCGGGATCGTTTTCTGTGTGGCATAGAAGAAGACCCGGAAAATTATGAAGTGCTGTGGCGTTCCACGGATGGCAGGCTGATGCGTTCGGGAGACTGGCAAAAACCCAGAAACCAGAGCCTGTTCCTGCACCTTCTGGGTGATCAGTCTGACCCCTGCGAATGCAACTTTCTGGTGTTGCTTAACTCAGGAGTTCGGGAGCAGGTATTTAAGCTGCCCAGAGTTGATGGCCTGAAAAAGCGGGAATGTCTTCTGGATACGTCGCAGAGCGAGGTGTTTACCGAGCTTCCGGATTTTACTGAGCGTAAAACGGTTAAGGTATTGCCTCATAGCGTGATGATTTTGAAAGATGGGTGCGATCCTGACTGTCCTGCCTGA